A stretch of the Acidilobus sp. 7A genome encodes the following:
- the surE gene encoding 5'/3'-nucleotidase SurE, which translates to MEKLLLTNDDGIDSLGLQYILEELSSRGFEVYVVAPAKQVSGASKSNSFTVRVERRQLEGAKDAWAIDGRPADAVTLGIKVLLPSRPALVVSGINIGPNMGITDFFTSGTIGAAIEASLLGVKAVASSYSVLRGLKGEGDLRGLRTAAIITAEVVSRLVDTLYELVDVEIINLNFPRGDPKGLVIAPIANISNKEVYNGEEDGVYHVLGWRTDDLEVAYSGGEEGSDVDVVKKGYASLTPICIRCLTVATYPVNSLAKLRGALSGLLS; encoded by the coding sequence ATGGAGAAGCTACTGCTGACCAACGACGACGGAATTGACAGCTTAGGCCTACAATATATTCTAGAGGAGCTATCCTCCAGAGGCTTTGAGGTCTACGTGGTAGCCCCAGCCAAGCAGGTAAGCGGGGCCAGCAAGTCAAACTCGTTCACTGTAAGGGTAGAGAGGCGCCAGCTTGAAGGCGCTAAGGACGCGTGGGCCATAGATGGAAGGCCCGCCGACGCCGTGACCCTAGGTATAAAGGTCCTCCTTCCCTCCAGGCCAGCCCTAGTAGTCTCGGGGATTAACATTGGGCCCAACATGGGCATCACGGACTTCTTCACAAGTGGCACCATAGGGGCCGCCATAGAGGCGTCGCTCCTCGGTGTTAAGGCTGTGGCCTCTAGCTACTCCGTGCTGAGGGGCCTCAAGGGCGAGGGGGACCTGAGGGGCCTGAGGACGGCCGCCATTATAACGGCAGAGGTCGTGTCGAGGCTCGTCGACACGCTCTATGAGCTCGTAGATGTTGAAATAATTAACCTTAACTTCCCGAGGGGCGACCCCAAGGGCCTCGTCATAGCGCCCATAGCTAACATCTCAAACAAGGAGGTGTACAACGGAGAGGAGGACGGCGTTTATCATGTCCTCGGGTGGAGGACAGATGATCTGGAGGTTGCGTACTCGGGCGGCGAGGAGGGAAGTGACGTCGATGTGGTTAAGAAGGGCTACGCCTCACTGACGCCGATATGCATAAGGTGCCTCACTGTTGCAACCTACCCTGTTAACTCGCTTGCTAAGCTCAGGGGCGCCCTCTCAGGGCTGCTCAGCTAG
- a CDS encoding FAD-binding oxidoreductase produces MVVGAGITGLATAYYIKVMSPDSSIIVIDRENSPGAGDTSKSAAAFRAAFTNRTNLMLAKGGIAFYEGVQKGGFDLGMRKVGYLFAVDEQTESVVRQGVKAAEAEGVHVREVSPELLEKALRMRTSVKDVEESKLVGVGDIVNSYLFEDAGIMDAEKLVDYYYLKLKSMGTEFIFGVPVKEFVVSATNPLGIEGEPFPWEDAKVSGVRLGDGRYIEAHRKVVAAMGVWANDLLNRIGVDTYSRPKKRQLFAVKADGQELKSILYAEGFSAEKVMPFLILPKGAYVRPNPSEGTFWIGLADELGRPFLREEDPKAEERYYTYGILPVLGTYMPQLGLKYPEASWAGHYDISFDGMPIVYEPYRSGLVVVAGTSGSGIMKGDSIGRVAAGLALDKEEVELGDGSVIRTSVLGLEGRGSERELLIL; encoded by the coding sequence ATAGTAGTTGGGGCTGGGATAACTGGCCTGGCCACAGCCTATTACATAAAGGTCATGAGCCCTGACTCCTCGATTATAGTTATAGACCGCGAGAACTCCCCAGGGGCTGGCGACACCTCTAAGAGTGCCGCTGCCTTCAGGGCAGCCTTCACTAATAGGACAAACCTAATGCTGGCCAAGGGCGGCATAGCCTTCTATGAAGGCGTCCAAAAGGGCGGCTTCGACCTCGGCATGAGAAAGGTTGGGTACCTCTTTGCTGTTGACGAGCAGACAGAGTCCGTCGTGAGGCAGGGGGTTAAGGCTGCTGAGGCCGAGGGCGTTCATGTCAGGGAGGTCAGCCCTGAACTGTTGGAGAAGGCTCTGCGCATGAGGACCTCTGTTAAGGACGTCGAGGAGTCGAAGCTTGTAGGCGTTGGCGACATAGTCAACTCATACCTGTTTGAGGATGCTGGAATAATGGATGCCGAGAAGCTTGTAGACTACTACTACCTCAAACTTAAGTCAATGGGCACGGAGTTCATATTCGGCGTTCCAGTGAAGGAGTTCGTAGTATCAGCAACGAACCCGCTCGGCATAGAGGGTGAGCCCTTCCCGTGGGAGGACGCTAAGGTCAGCGGCGTCAGGCTCGGGGACGGAAGGTATATAGAGGCGCACAGGAAAGTTGTTGCGGCGATGGGCGTTTGGGCAAACGACCTGCTTAACAGGATAGGCGTGGACACCTACAGCAGGCCCAAGAAGAGGCAGCTGTTCGCTGTTAAGGCAGACGGGCAGGAGCTTAAGTCCATACTTTACGCTGAAGGCTTCAGTGCAGAGAAGGTTATGCCGTTCCTGATCCTTCCCAAGGGGGCCTATGTGAGGCCCAACCCCTCCGAGGGCACGTTCTGGATAGGCCTGGCTGACGAGCTGGGGAGGCCCTTCTTAAGGGAGGAGGACCCAAAGGCCGAGGAGAGGTACTACACCTACGGCATACTGCCAGTGCTAGGCACCTACATGCCCCAGCTGGGCCTGAAGTACCCTGAGGCCTCCTGGGCGGGCCACTACGACATAAGCTTTGACGGCATGCCAATAGTTTATGAGCCTTACAGGAGCGGGCTCGTAGTGGTTGCCGGGACCAGCGGGAGCGGCATCATGAAGGGTGACTCCATAGGCAGGGTCGCCGCGGGCCTCGCGCTTGATAAGGAGGAGGTAGAGCTTGGCGACGGCAGCGTCATAAGGACGTCAGTCCTAGGCCTAGAGGGGAGGGGGTCTGAGAGGGAGCTGTTGATTCTATGA